In a genomic window of Streptomyces sp. NBC_01142:
- a CDS encoding acyltransferase, whose amino-acid sequence MSSDQIGSTKNSDQIGSTKSSDRPARLPSLTGLRCVLSLTTLLCHALYVFYSDPVLNSTAVQAVMLVGRIGVTCFFVLSGFVLTWSARIGHSAPSFWRRRAWKIVPNHVLAWTIGMVFILLTGVRPPFSAGGQEITPADIWCLLLVSGWWPAQHDGGPNPAIWTVTCEVFFYLLFPVLFVALHRLSGRVLKRTWLIVAAVIVLVPLPVSLIPGPPLTESLGVSYVTLWACFVLPLTRSLEFVLGMATARLLQTGQWPHAIPRTVTMGLPVLMCALLPLLPPHYALGPLFAMHTAVFIVAIARGDIKGRSGMLARPRVVLLGDASYALYIIHFPLLLIAAHWIGPVSGPRAIVVMTACMAAMPLVTLLVYRYFEKPLLLRYSRPTPSRAPLPAHPEPPVASSESERALPNR is encoded by the coding sequence ATGAGTAGCGATCAGATCGGGAGCACGAAGAACAGCGATCAGATCGGGAGCACGAAGAGCAGCGATCGCCCGGCCCGCCTCCCGTCCCTGACCGGCCTGCGCTGCGTACTGAGCCTCACCACGCTGCTCTGCCATGCGCTGTACGTCTTCTACTCGGACCCGGTCCTCAACTCCACGGCCGTCCAAGCCGTGATGCTGGTGGGCCGGATCGGCGTGACCTGTTTCTTCGTACTCTCCGGCTTCGTGCTCACCTGGTCGGCCCGTATCGGGCACAGCGCCCCCTCGTTCTGGCGGCGGCGTGCCTGGAAGATCGTGCCGAACCATGTCCTGGCATGGACGATCGGCATGGTGTTCATCCTGCTGACCGGAGTCCGGCCGCCGTTCAGCGCGGGCGGCCAGGAGATCACCCCGGCCGACATCTGGTGCCTGCTTCTGGTGTCGGGATGGTGGCCGGCCCAGCACGACGGGGGCCCCAATCCGGCGATCTGGACGGTCACCTGCGAGGTCTTCTTCTATCTGTTGTTCCCGGTGCTGTTTGTCGCGCTCCACAGACTGTCCGGCCGCGTCCTGAAGCGCACCTGGCTGATCGTCGCCGCGGTCATCGTCCTCGTTCCGCTGCCCGTGTCGTTGATCCCGGGGCCGCCGCTGACGGAATCGCTGGGTGTCAGCTACGTCACCCTGTGGGCATGCTTTGTGCTGCCGCTCACCCGCTCGCTGGAATTCGTGCTCGGCATGGCCACGGCCCGCCTGCTCCAGACCGGCCAATGGCCCCACGCGATTCCCAGAACGGTGACGATGGGTTTGCCGGTCCTGATGTGCGCGCTTCTGCCGCTGCTGCCTCCGCACTACGCGCTCGGGCCGCTCTTCGCGATGCACACCGCCGTCTTCATCGTCGCCATCGCCCGCGGCGACATCAAAGGCCGCTCCGGGATGCTGGCCCGGCCGAGGGTCGTCCTCCTGGGAGACGCCTCCTACGCGCTCTACATCATCCATTTCCCCCTCCTGTTGATCGCAGCACACTGGATCGGTCCGGTCAGCGGACCTCGGGCCATCGTGGTCATGACGGCCTGCATGGCCGCGATGCCACTGGTGACGCTGCTGGTCTACCGGTATTTCGAGAAGCCGTTGCTGCTCCGCTACAGCCGTCCCACCCCGTCGCGGGCACCGCTCCCGGCGCATCCCGAACCGCCTGTGGCGAGCAGCGAATCCGAGCGCGCACTGCCCAACAGGTGA
- a CDS encoding acyltransferase translates to MQEKPPTLPSLTGLRWALAFIALLAHALVAPNFFTGTLKTLALMTLPPGTAAMSGFFVLSGFLLTWKHRPGHGARAFWRRRFWKIFPNHVLCLGIVVAIYVFVTPRPLPDLVGENSLRAAVLQLFLVQNWIPDWRVIGSFNIPAWSLSCEAFFYAMFPLLIIAVRKIPDSRLRHAWWVLAATTLVMPLVPVAMHGLVYGDPLGLDDNSLWFSYFLPPVRLPEFAIGVVTARLVQTGRWPRLSRTAITVPLVVSVALMPVLPLQCLFGGTFTAPVALVVAAVALADIDGRTGRLARPVPMALGESSYALYLVQTPILMIGLYLLGANRAYSLWESVLLTLAYMVISVLIGLVVYRYVEAPLVRRWSEPRRPRTHLDTPTKLAPSPVAAEDLR, encoded by the coding sequence ATGCAAGAGAAACCCCCCACACTGCCCTCGCTGACCGGTCTGCGATGGGCGCTGGCTTTCATCGCCCTGCTGGCCCACGCGCTCGTGGCGCCGAACTTCTTCACCGGCACGCTGAAGACGCTGGCGTTGATGACCTTGCCGCCCGGCACGGCGGCGATGAGCGGTTTCTTCGTGCTGTCGGGGTTCCTCCTGACCTGGAAGCACCGGCCCGGCCACGGCGCCCGTGCCTTCTGGCGCCGCCGCTTCTGGAAGATCTTCCCGAATCATGTCCTGTGCCTGGGGATCGTCGTGGCGATCTACGTGTTCGTCACACCACGGCCGTTGCCCGACCTTGTCGGGGAGAACTCACTACGCGCAGCCGTACTGCAGCTGTTCCTCGTGCAGAACTGGATTCCGGACTGGAGAGTGATCGGAAGCTTCAACATCCCGGCGTGGTCGCTGTCTTGTGAAGCGTTCTTCTACGCGATGTTTCCGCTGCTGATCATTGCTGTCCGGAAGATTCCGGACAGCAGGCTCCGGCACGCGTGGTGGGTGCTGGCCGCCACCACGCTGGTCATGCCGCTGGTTCCCGTCGCCATGCACGGTCTGGTCTACGGCGATCCCCTGGGGCTCGACGACAACAGTCTCTGGTTCAGCTACTTCCTGCCGCCGGTGAGGCTCCCGGAGTTCGCCATCGGCGTCGTGACCGCCAGGCTCGTCCAGACCGGCCGCTGGCCGCGGCTGTCGCGGACCGCGATCACCGTGCCGCTGGTCGTCTCGGTCGCACTGATGCCGGTTCTGCCCCTGCAGTGCCTGTTCGGAGGCACCTTCACCGCGCCGGTCGCCCTGGTGGTCGCCGCAGTGGCGCTGGCCGACATCGACGGCCGCACCGGCCGGCTGGCCCGCCCCGTCCCGATGGCCCTGGGCGAGTCGTCCTATGCGCTGTACCTCGTCCAGACACCGATTCTGATGATCGGCTTGTATCTGCTCGGCGCGAACCGGGCCTACTCGCTGTGGGAGTCCGTGCTGCTGACCCTCGCCTACATGGTGATCTCCGTGCTCATCGGTCTGGTGGTGTACCGGTACGTCGAGGCGCCGCTCGTGCGGCGCTGGTCGGAGCCGCGGCGGCCCCGGACGCACCTGGACACGCCGACGAAGCTCGCGCCCAGTCCGGTCGCTGCCGAAGACCTGCGCTGA
- a CDS encoding polyprenyl synthetase family protein: MVRIQTAPRSRNSEDQADGREMLARTRALVAPALREAVAGLRPEMERVVGYHLGTHDRHGAPANGDGGKAFRPALALLACQAVHGDPSRALPAAVAVELAHNASLIHDDIIDGDRTRRGRPAVWSTFGIPTAILAGDALFFMAVQVLAESPSLAGQGVAILTTAVQRLIEGEHTDLLLESRTGAVLADAQETAAAKTAALIAASCALGAIAGGANADQVERLHGFGRHLGAAFQLMDDLQGIWGDPAVTGKPSSDLASGKKSLPVAFALAGDGRPSAELAALYESDRALCPDELARVADLVEAAGGRAWAAGEAERHIRQAQSLLENAACDPDAAAHLAALGSLITTMGRHN; the protein is encoded by the coding sequence ATGGTGAGGATTCAGACGGCACCCCGCAGCCGTAACAGCGAGGACCAGGCGGACGGCAGGGAGATGCTCGCCCGCACACGCGCTCTCGTCGCGCCCGCCCTGCGCGAGGCCGTGGCAGGGCTGCGGCCGGAGATGGAACGCGTTGTGGGCTACCACCTGGGCACGCACGACCGCCACGGCGCCCCGGCGAACGGCGACGGCGGCAAGGCCTTCCGCCCTGCCCTCGCGTTGCTGGCCTGCCAGGCAGTGCACGGCGATCCGTCGCGGGCGTTGCCGGCCGCTGTCGCCGTGGAGCTGGCGCACAACGCCTCCCTGATCCACGACGACATCATCGACGGCGACCGCACCCGCCGCGGGCGGCCCGCTGTGTGGAGTACGTTCGGCATCCCCACCGCCATCCTGGCCGGCGACGCGCTGTTCTTCATGGCCGTCCAGGTCCTGGCCGAATCGCCGTCGCTGGCCGGTCAGGGCGTGGCGATCCTCACCACCGCGGTGCAGCGGCTGATCGAGGGCGAGCACACCGACCTTTTGCTGGAGAGCCGGACCGGCGCCGTACTCGCCGACGCACAGGAGACGGCCGCCGCCAAGACCGCGGCTCTGATCGCGGCCTCCTGCGCGCTGGGCGCCATCGCCGGAGGCGCCAACGCCGACCAGGTCGAGCGGTTGCACGGTTTCGGCCGCCACCTGGGCGCGGCCTTCCAGTTGATGGACGACCTGCAGGGCATCTGGGGCGACCCCGCCGTGACCGGCAAGCCGTCCTCCGACCTGGCCTCCGGCAAGAAGTCGCTGCCCGTTGCCTTCGCCCTGGCCGGCGACGGCAGGCCCAGCGCCGAACTGGCCGCGCTGTACGAGAGCGACCGCGCGCTGTGTCCCGATGAACTGGCCCGCGTCGCCGACCTGGTGGAGGCGGCCGGCGGCCGGGCCTGGGCCGCCGGGGAGGCCGAACGCCATATCCGCCAGGCGCAGTCCCTGCTGGAGAACGCCGCGTGCGACCCGGACGCCGCCGCGCACCTCGCCGCCCTCGGCAGCCTGATCACCACCATGGGCCGCCACAACTGA
- the shc gene encoding squalene--hopene cyclase: protein MSDAERAARISESLELAVAALLSEQSPEGYWEGELDNKISVDAHHLLVHQFLGLGQPAEGDAIRAWIRTQQTDEGGWPNFAGGPDDVSTTVMAYLALRLGGEPPGLPYMRTAAERINQLGGPAACRTSTRLWLALFGLWPWSDVKALPPEIVLLPSRGPLSLDDFADWARYLVVPLSVIMTLRPVRRTELDLGEIRGLRPLDREAPRATAAPLQRRALLSRVRARARARAGEWLRERQQSDGCWNGTHSATVYAMIALHLLDRPGDREAVERAAEGVSLFVRPRGDGLSRVQFSHGPVWDTAQSLLALRAAGVENGHPAVRKAREWLLGRQTCDRGDWGVHRPGLPPGGWSFQSANRISPDTDDTALVLCALQGGPSVDDPLLPGAVERGRRWLAGMEWRGGGWAAFDVDARVRRVLRLPLRDGRAMTDPPTADVTAHVVESLARSGPQYAPAVRRGVGWLLRHQEPDGSWFGQWGCNYLYGTTAALCALAAAGTDGGHVAVRNAVNWLYSRQNDDGGWGEDQRSYRYGAWRGRGEATASQTAWVLHALITTGERDQRVTAGVDWLLRNQELSGRWEETLYTGTGFPWDAPIRYGSYPRVFPILALAGYRRTLADPEVAAAYR from the coding sequence GTGTCCGACGCGGAACGCGCAGCGCGGATTTCCGAGTCGTTGGAGCTGGCGGTGGCGGCGTTGCTGTCCGAACAGTCACCGGAGGGGTACTGGGAGGGCGAGCTCGACAACAAGATCAGTGTGGATGCCCATCACTTGTTGGTGCATCAGTTCCTCGGACTCGGACAGCCTGCGGAAGGCGACGCCATCAGGGCCTGGATCCGCACTCAGCAGACCGACGAGGGCGGCTGGCCCAATTTCGCGGGCGGACCGGACGACGTCTCGACCACGGTGATGGCGTATCTGGCGCTGCGGTTGGGGGGCGAGCCGCCCGGCCTGCCGTATATGCGGACGGCGGCCGAGCGCATCAACCAGCTCGGCGGCCCGGCGGCGTGCCGCACGTCCACCCGGCTGTGGCTGGCCCTGTTCGGGCTCTGGCCGTGGAGCGATGTGAAGGCGCTCCCGCCCGAAATCGTGTTGCTTCCTTCGCGGGGGCCCCTCTCACTGGACGACTTCGCCGACTGGGCGCGCTATCTGGTCGTCCCGCTCTCGGTCATCATGACGCTGCGTCCGGTACGGCGGACGGAGCTCGACCTCGGCGAGATCCGCGGCCTGCGGCCGTTGGACCGGGAAGCGCCGCGTGCCACGGCGGCGCCTCTCCAACGGCGCGCCCTGCTCTCCCGGGTACGCGCCCGTGCTCGCGCGCGCGCCGGCGAATGGCTGCGGGAGCGGCAGCAGTCCGACGGCTGCTGGAACGGCACCCACTCGGCGACCGTCTACGCCATGATCGCTCTCCACCTGCTGGACCGGCCCGGCGATCGGGAGGCGGTGGAGCGGGCCGCGGAGGGAGTCTCTCTGTTCGTCCGCCCTCGGGGGGACGGACTCAGCAGGGTCCAGTTCTCGCACGGACCGGTGTGGGACACCGCGCAGAGCCTGCTGGCCCTGCGCGCGGCGGGCGTCGAGAACGGCCATCCCGCCGTGCGCAAGGCCCGTGAGTGGCTCCTGGGACGGCAGACGTGCGATCGCGGGGACTGGGGCGTGCACCGTCCCGGCCTGCCGCCCGGCGGATGGTCTTTCCAGAGCGCCAACCGGATCAGCCCCGACACCGACGACACGGCCCTGGTGCTCTGCGCGCTCCAGGGCGGACCGTCAGTGGACGATCCCCTGCTGCCCGGCGCCGTCGAGCGCGGACGTCGCTGGCTCGCGGGAATGGAGTGGCGCGGCGGTGGCTGGGCCGCGTTCGACGTCGACGCCCGGGTGCGCCGGGTGCTGCGGTTGCCCCTGCGCGACGGACGGGCCATGACAGATCCGCCCACCGCCGATGTCACGGCCCACGTCGTGGAGTCCCTGGCCCGATCGGGCCCGCAGTACGCGCCGGCGGTGCGCCGCGGGGTGGGCTGGCTCCTGCGCCACCAGGAACCGGACGGCTCCTGGTTCGGTCAATGGGGCTGCAACTACCTCTACGGAACAACGGCGGCGCTGTGCGCGCTGGCCGCGGCAGGCACGGACGGCGGCCATGTCGCCGTCCGCAACGCCGTGAACTGGCTGTACTCACGGCAGAACGACGACGGCGGATGGGGCGAGGACCAGCGCTCCTACCGCTACGGCGCCTGGCGCGGGCGCGGTGAGGCGACCGCGTCCCAGACGGCCTGGGTGCTGCACGCGCTCATCACGACGGGGGAGCGCGACCAGCGTGTCACGGCCGGAGTCGACTGGCTGCTGCGGAACCAGGAGCTGTCGGGCCGGTGGGAGGAAACGCTGTACACCGGCACCGGGTTCCCCTGGGACGCGCCGATCCGATACGGCTCCTATCCTCGCGTCTTTCCCATCCTCGCCCTGGCCGGTTACCGCCGGACACTGGCCGATCCGGAAGTGGCAGCCGCGTACCGGTGA
- a CDS encoding cytochrome P450, with the protein MGNRNVIRGCDLPEAPGGLPVLGHTWALLRDPMGFLASLAACGDLVQIRLGPLRAVAVCNPELVSRVLADDRTFDKAGGLFERDGRAALGDGLATCPHSRHRRQRRLIQPAFHRSRLPGYAATMAEQAETVCRGWREGQVVDVPREMKEITMRSLSATLFAGMLTASRVLSLADLDTIMAGIYRATVTPPLLARLPTPGNRRFRRVSARVHRTLHTLIAERRRDGVDRGDLLSALLAARDPEGTGVDRGLTDTEIGDQVVTFFVAGTETSAVTVSWALHLLARHPAVQARVHAEVDAALATAPLGIDALDRLELTGRVIAETLRLYPLPWLCARSVTSDTVLGGHPLPAGTTVVYAPYVIHHQSGVYDDPDCFDPDRWDPVRPQPPRHSYIPFGGGARKCIGDEFGTIQATLVLATVLAHWQLEHVPGPPIRPTLSIVPGPGNLRMRATRRTRRTAELGTPS; encoded by the coding sequence ATGGGAAACAGGAACGTGATCCGCGGATGTGATCTCCCCGAAGCGCCGGGGGGCCTGCCGGTGCTGGGGCACACCTGGGCGCTGCTGCGCGACCCGATGGGGTTCCTGGCCTCCCTGGCGGCCTGCGGGGACCTGGTCCAGATCCGGCTCGGGCCGCTGCGCGCGGTCGCGGTGTGCAACCCGGAGCTCGTCTCCCGGGTGCTGGCCGACGACCGCACCTTCGACAAGGCGGGCGGGCTGTTCGAGCGCGACGGCCGGGCAGCGCTGGGGGACGGCCTGGCGACGTGCCCGCACAGCCGGCACCGGCGCCAGCGGCGGCTGATCCAGCCGGCCTTTCACCGCTCCCGCCTCCCCGGCTACGCCGCGACGATGGCCGAACAGGCCGAGACCGTGTGCCGCGGGTGGCGCGAGGGCCAAGTGGTGGACGTCCCCCGGGAGATGAAGGAAATCACCATGCGGTCGCTGTCGGCCACGCTGTTCGCCGGCATGCTGACCGCCTCCCGGGTTCTCTCCCTGGCAGACCTCGACACGATCATGGCCGGGATCTACCGGGCCACGGTCACCCCGCCGCTGCTCGCCCGCCTGCCCACGCCCGGCAACCGCCGCTTCCGCCGGGTGAGCGCGCGCGTGCACCGCACCCTGCACACGCTGATCGCCGAGCGCCGCCGGGACGGCGTCGACCGCGGCGACCTGCTGTCGGCGCTGCTGGCCGCCCGTGACCCGGAGGGCACCGGCGTCGACCGCGGCCTGACCGACACCGAAATCGGCGACCAGGTCGTCACCTTCTTCGTCGCCGGTACCGAGACCAGCGCCGTCACGGTGTCCTGGGCCCTGCACCTGCTGGCCCGTCACCCCGCCGTCCAGGCCCGCGTGCACGCCGAGGTCGACGCCGCACTCGCCACCGCCCCTCTCGGCATCGACGCGCTCGACAGGCTGGAGCTGACCGGCCGGGTCATCGCCGAGACGCTCCGGCTGTATCCGCTGCCCTGGCTGTGCGCCCGGAGCGTCACCAGCGACACCGTCCTGGGCGGCCATCCCCTGCCCGCGGGCACCACGGTGGTCTACGCGCCCTATGTGATCCACCATCAGAGCGGTGTCTACGACGACCCCGACTGCTTCGACCCCGACCGCTGGGACCCGGTGCGACCGCAACCGCCGCGGCACTCCTACATCCCCTTCGGCGGCGGTGCGCGCAAGTGCATCGGGGACGAGTTCGGCACCATCCAGGCAACTCTCGTCCTGGCCACCGTCCTCGCGCACTGGCAACTGGAGCACGTCCCCGGCCCGCCGATCCGTCCGACCCTGAGCATCGTGCCGGGCCCCGGGAACCTGCGGATGCGCGCGACCCGGCGCACCCGACGGACGGCAGAGCTCGGTACGCCGTCGTAG
- a CDS encoding cytochrome P450 gives MVHGLRTGGLLGALNQVQAHSQGGISRLRMGPFQPLVVSHPDHLDHILRRNSDNYTRGTALWKALRRLTGDGITGEGAPWRVSRDIMQSGLSARCLQEMGDEMLSSMTTAVEDLGRRSLREGPVDSLVEMQRIVHRIINPVFFGSRIPQAQCDRLAAAVSTALRGAMRRMAVPFVPMAIPMPGDRAFRRGRSTVFEILRPVIDHARTRPRDGADLMTRMLNGTHADGRPLSADHITHDVIALFFAGSETSAATLNWVWLLLGRHPEIAAEVKREADRVLAGGPPRREHYRQLTYTQMVIAEVMRLYPLAWMLGRTAISDDVIDGTPVPAGTTLALSPFLTHRLAEFWKRPLEFDPERFTRQAVRARHPLAYLPFGDGAHSCVGQSFFTQEATLVLATMMNRYHVTVLNAVTPSFTWTMNPSERVQLVLRPRG, from the coding sequence ATGGTTCATGGACTGCGCACGGGCGGTCTGCTCGGCGCGCTGAACCAGGTGCAGGCGCATTCGCAGGGAGGCATCAGCCGACTGCGGATGGGCCCGTTCCAGCCCCTCGTGGTGTCGCACCCCGACCATCTCGACCACATTCTGCGCCGCAACAGCGACAACTACACCCGCGGTACGGCGCTGTGGAAGGCGCTGCGACGGTTGACCGGGGACGGCATCACGGGCGAGGGCGCCCCGTGGCGGGTCAGCCGCGACATCATGCAGTCGGGGCTGTCGGCGCGCTGCCTGCAGGAGATGGGCGACGAGATGCTCTCCTCGATGACCACCGCGGTGGAGGACCTGGGGCGGCGCTCACTGCGCGAGGGCCCCGTGGACTCGCTCGTGGAGATGCAGCGCATCGTGCACCGGATCATCAACCCGGTGTTCTTCGGCTCGCGCATCCCGCAGGCGCAGTGCGACCGGCTCGCCGCAGCGGTCTCCACTGCGCTCAGAGGGGCGATGCGGCGCATGGCCGTCCCGTTCGTGCCGATGGCGATCCCCATGCCGGGGGACCGCGCCTTCCGCCGGGGCAGGAGCACCGTGTTCGAGATCCTGCGCCCGGTGATCGACCACGCGCGCACCCGGCCGCGCGACGGCGCCGACCTGATGACCAGGATGCTCAACGGCACCCACGCCGACGGCCGTCCGCTGTCGGCCGATCACATCACCCACGACGTCATCGCACTGTTCTTCGCGGGCTCGGAGACCAGCGCGGCCACCCTGAACTGGGTCTGGCTCCTGCTCGGCCGCCATCCCGAGATCGCCGCCGAGGTGAAGCGGGAGGCCGACCGGGTGCTGGCCGGGGGCCCGCCGAGGCGCGAGCACTACCGGCAGCTCACGTACACCCAGATGGTCATCGCCGAGGTGATGCGGCTGTACCCGCTGGCATGGATGCTGGGACGCACCGCGATCTCCGACGACGTCATCGACGGGACGCCGGTCCCGGCGGGTACGACGCTGGCGCTGTCACCGTTCCTGACCCACCGGTTGGCCGAGTTCTGGAAACGGCCGCTGGAGTTCGACCCCGAGCGCTTCACCAGACAGGCGGTCCGGGCCCGGCACCCGCTGGCCTACCTCCCGTTCGGCGACGGAGCGCACAGTTGCGTCGGGCAGTCCTTCTTCACCCAGGAGGCCACGCTCGTCCTGGCAACCATGATGAACCGCTACCACGTCACCGTGCTGAACGCCGTCACACCGAGCTTCACGTGGACGATGAACCCGTCCGAGCGGGTCCAGTTGGTGCTGAGGCCACGGGGCTGA